A stretch of Garra rufa chromosome 11, GarRuf1.0, whole genome shotgun sequence DNA encodes these proteins:
- the LOC141346135 gene encoding zinc finger and BTB domain-containing protein 38-like isoform X2, whose protein sequence is MTVVNPSTLGLVDSSHPQAVLSHLSEQRSQGLFCDVIIVVEDVKFRAHRNILAATSGYFRNAFKVPEVYTSNQVLELTDLKSEVFASILNFIYNARVESSSTEDSRSLVAAGKRLGIPFLEKLLDSERQSSSLLQGQASASCGRSNGQSKLADTCTLKKETLKPEELDCSKGPRITNAFSITEAEAVNNPFSTLEHRNKVIEGLEEGHSSSSSQDTIISPIESEPANALTEHSYAVSQGQESKEVNQENNNRVRDNILPVVTPSKTLVNHRLGPIKKRHIHCNGIPTLSSEPVATVPAITSKSAVEKAPVASLSSSQLSSDAAPEILSSLDLDIAPSQDAEPPCLSPQNTPTFSCQQCPETFSDSSLLTIHMQIHKRFVSHLFCKFCRKKFMHLKRLRNHEQVCVKSLKGPSELETNNKDSVRVPVSNGTSDANSTQHSLPPPDLHAPLHLEPTLTSPLEMSQDQVKGTLKTNSTSRTYKCSVCKRAYVTLSSLKRHENVHSWHRAYPCHYCNKVFALAEYRTKHEIWHTGERRYQCIFCLETFLTYYILKNHQKTFHGIDPQLAVNKKSANGGLKSSVYPIKLYRLLPMKFRKKRYKSYSHTYSEGMEGSDESYSALGSCSPNALFDSSVPATNSDIVSGQSLFSMPVTFMATPKTMASETPRISFDKLRDQNVGFPVASEIDQPLKHLSDDFKKKSGFDGKGSPLFSYRFTESSKAIQKNTESSLMTRRSDSSTEKNAENSADILPFLNIPSVCSFEGLSKLSELSAAAQTIEDMANQLLQARPESITADQPPVGKTETYIAKPACPGPSIDNQVLPLCQITVKIGNEAIVRRKIKGSKLFPKKRKRKSWRQEGIGQRSPAEESIGSPSLRVRTEVTTAVTENESYDDPNDPETDKLWRPYYSYKPKKKSKKVKGKRMRMKHLRSYTRPLSPEANDNFRETPFCPDERISADNYGVRREPRHSSQKEAFPCHSCESSFSSQTSLSMHIISCHQPRCRICGKQCPPEDTSSTAGPTGEDSGDFICKSCTEDGSCFSSDVASPSLSMEKRYRCSYCPQRFLYLATKKSHEKKHLEKSGKGHSCRYCSKVCKSAVLLSVHESKHFKAEDGEDQDVTSKISSSLSAGKERKGQIKPEPWESMYTSSETKPKMDIEAEVKYPTIAGGYKKTSLSFPYAADRPFSPLSPEIKRKTSKKKSILERSKGYGFEDSVIWGQQD, encoded by the coding sequence ATGACTGTGGTCAACCCCAGCACTCTTGGTCTGGTGGACAGTTCCCACCCCCAGGCTGTCCTCAGTCATCTTAGTGAACAGCGTTCACAAGGCCTATTCTGTGATGTAATTATCGTTGTGGAGGATGTCAAATTCCGGGCCCACCGGAACATACTGGCTGCCACAAGTGGATATTTTCGCAATGCTTTCAAAGTGCCCGAGGTCTACACGTCCAACCAGGTGCTGGAGCTAACAGACCTGAAGTCGGAAGTCTTTGCTAGCATCTTAAACTTCATCTACAATGCCAGAGTGGAGTCAAGTAGTACAGAGGACAGCAGGTCTTTGGTGGCAGCTGGGAAGCGTTTAGGAATTCCGTTTCTGGAGAAATTGCTAGACTCTGAAAGGCAGAGCTCTAGTCTCTTGCAAGGCCAAGCCTCTGCAAGCTGCGGAAGATCAAACGGTCAATCAAAGTTGGCAGACACATGCACACTGAAAAAAGAAACCCTCAAGCCTGAGGAGTTAGACTGCTCTAAGGGCCCACGGATCACCAATGCTTTCTCCATTACTGAGGCTGAGGCGGTAAACAACCCATTCTCTACACTGGAGCACCGAAACAAAGTTATTGAGGGACTTGAGGAAGGGCATTCTTCTTCTAGCTCCCAAGATACAATCATATCACCCATAGAGAGTGAGCCTGCCAATGCCCTAACTGAGCACTCATATGCAGTGAGCCAGGGACAAGAGTCTAAAGAGGTTAACCAGGAGAATAATAACAGAGTAAGAGATAACATCTTGCCTGTTGTGACTCCATCAAAGACTTTGGTTAACCATAGACTTGGACCTATAAAGAAGCGTCATATACATTGTAACGGTATTCCGACTCTCTCAAGTGAGCCGGTCGCAACCGTGCCCGCTATTACAAGCAAATCTGCGGTGGAAAAGGCTCCCGTTGCTTCATTATCTTCCTCCCAGTTGTCTTCAGATGCAGCACCAGAAATACTTTCCAGTCTCGATCTTGACATTGCACCCTCTCAGGATGCAGAGCCACCCTGCCTCAGTCCTCAGAATACACCCACCTTCAGCTGCCAGCAATGCCCTGAGACCTTTAGCGACTCGTCGCTTCTCACCATCCACATGCAAATACACAAGCGATTTGTCAGTCATTTGTTTTGCAAGTTCTGCCGTAAAAAGTTCATGCATCTGAAAAGACTGCGCAATCATGAGCAGGTTTGTGTGAAATCTCTGAAAGGTCCATCTGAGTTAGAGACAAATAATAAGGACTCTGTGCGAGTCCCGGTCTCTAACGGTACATCTGATGCAAATTCCACACAACACTCTTTACCTCCACCAGATCTCCATGCCCCTTTACATCTAGAGCCCACATTGACTAGTCCCCTTGAGATGTCTCAGGACCAAGTTAAAGGGACCTTAAAAACAAATAGCACTTCAAGGACTTATAAATGTTCTGTATGCAAACGGGCTTACGTGACCCTCTCCAGCCTAAAAAGACATGAGAATGTACACTCATGGCATAGAGCCTACCCTTGCCACTACTGCAACAAAGTTTTTGCTCTGGCTGAATACCGCACCAAGCATGAGATCTGGCATACCGGGGAACGCCGGTACCAGTGCATTTTCTGCCTGGAGACCTTCTTGACTTATTACATCCTCAAGAATCACCAGAAGACCTTTCATGGCATCGATCCCCAGCTGGCTGTCAATAaaaaatcagcaaacggtggacTTAAGAGTAGTGTCTACCCCATAAAGCTTTACAGGCTTCTCCCAATGAAGTTTAGGAAGAAACGTTACAAGTCATACAGTCATACATACTCTGAAGGGATGGAGGGCAGCGATGAGTCCTACAGTGCACTGGGCAGCTGTTCCCCCAACGCTCTTTTTGACAGTTCAGTACCAGCGACTAACTCAGATATTGTTAGTGGTCAGTCCTTATTTTCAATGCCAGTGACGTTCATGGCCACTCCGAAAACGATGGCATCAGAAACGCCTCGCATCAGCTTTGACAAACTCCGTGACCAAAATGTAGGATTTCCTGTGGCGTCTGAGATAGACCAGCCCCTGAAACACCTCTCCGATGATTTCAAGAAAAAGTCTGGATTTGATGGAAAAGGGTCACCGCTTTTCAGCTACAGATTTACAGAATCTTCAAAAGCAATACAGAAGAACACAGAGTCCTCTCTGATGACACGCAGAAGCGATTCTTCAACAgagaaaaatgcagaaaatagcGCAGACATTCTTCCATTCCTCAATATACCATCGGTGTGCTCCTTCGAAGGGTTGAGCAAACTGAGCGAACTCTCGGCAGCAGCTCAGACCATCGAGGACATGGCTAATCAGCTGCTACAAGCAAGACCTGAGAGCATAACAGCAGATCAACCGCCTGTTGGAAAGACAGAAACGTACATTGCTAAGCCTGCATGCCCAGGCCCATCGATTGACAACCAAGTTCTTCCCCTCTGCCAAATAACAGTGAAAATTGGCAATGAGGCAATTGTTCGCAGAAAGATAAAAGGCTCAAAGCTGTTTCCAAAGAAGAGGAAAAGGAAAAGCTGGAGACAAGAGGGCATAGGTCAAAGAAGCCCTGCAGAGGAGAGCATTGGAAGTCCGAGTTTGAGGGTGAGGACAGAAGTCACAACTGCAGTTACAGAAAACGAATCCTATGATGACCCCAATGATCCTGAAACGGACAAACTCTGGCGTCCCTATTACTCATACAAACCTAAAAAGAAGAGTAAGAAAGTGAAAGGCAAACGAATGAGGATGAAACATCTGAGAAGCTACACTAGGCCCTTGTCACCAGAAGCCAATGACAACTTCCGGGAGACGCCGTTCTGTCCAGACGAGAGGATCTCAGCAGACAACTATGGGGTCAGGAGGGAGCCAAGGCATAGCAGCCAAAAGGAAGCTTTCCCCTGTCACAGCTGTGAGAGCTCTTTCTCCAGCCAGACCTCCCTCAGCATGCACATCATCAGCTGCCATCAGCCACGCTGCAGAATATGCGGTAAACAATGTCCCCCTGAAGACACATCCAGCACAGCTGGGCCCACTGGAGAGGATAGTGGTGACTTTATCTGCAAGAGCTGCACGGAGGATGGCTCCTGTTTCAGCTCAGATGTGGCATCCCCCAGCCTGAGCATGGAAAAGCGTTACAGATGTTCTTACTGCCCGCAGCGGTTCCTTTACCTCGCCACCAAGAAAAGTCATGAGAAAAAGCATCTGGAAAAGTCAGGTAAAGGACACAGTTGCAGGTACTGCTCGAAGGTGTGCAAATCAGCAGTGCTGTTGAGCGTGCACGAGAGCAAGCACTTCAAGGCAGAAGATGGAGAAGATCAGGACGTAACCAGTAAAATAAGCAGTTCACTTTCTGCCGGCAAAGAGCGGAAAGGACAGATCAAGCCTGAGCCTTGGGAAAGCATGTATACCAGCTCAGAGACCAAGCCAAAGATGGACATAGAAGCAGAGGTGAAATATCCTACAATCGCCGGTGGCTACAAAAAAACATCTTTGTCATTTCCGTATGCAGCAGATAGGCCTTTCAGTCCTCTTTCTCCAGAAATAAAGAGGAAGACGTCCAAGAAAAAAAGCATTTTGGAACGATCTAAAGGATATGGATTTGAGGACTCTGTGATATGGGGACAACAGGATTGA
- the LOC141346135 gene encoding zinc finger and BTB domain-containing protein 38-like isoform X1 yields MTTRGHISLLPRSDRHLIAPTGTRGKTISIMRSGINKRQMTVVNPSTLGLVDSSHPQAVLSHLSEQRSQGLFCDVIIVVEDVKFRAHRNILAATSGYFRNAFKVPEVYTSNQVLELTDLKSEVFASILNFIYNARVESSSTEDSRSLVAAGKRLGIPFLEKLLDSERQSSSLLQGQASASCGRSNGQSKLADTCTLKKETLKPEELDCSKGPRITNAFSITEAEAVNNPFSTLEHRNKVIEGLEEGHSSSSSQDTIISPIESEPANALTEHSYAVSQGQESKEVNQENNNRVRDNILPVVTPSKTLVNHRLGPIKKRHIHCNGIPTLSSEPVATVPAITSKSAVEKAPVASLSSSQLSSDAAPEILSSLDLDIAPSQDAEPPCLSPQNTPTFSCQQCPETFSDSSLLTIHMQIHKRFVSHLFCKFCRKKFMHLKRLRNHEQVCVKSLKGPSELETNNKDSVRVPVSNGTSDANSTQHSLPPPDLHAPLHLEPTLTSPLEMSQDQVKGTLKTNSTSRTYKCSVCKRAYVTLSSLKRHENVHSWHRAYPCHYCNKVFALAEYRTKHEIWHTGERRYQCIFCLETFLTYYILKNHQKTFHGIDPQLAVNKKSANGGLKSSVYPIKLYRLLPMKFRKKRYKSYSHTYSEGMEGSDESYSALGSCSPNALFDSSVPATNSDIVSGQSLFSMPVTFMATPKTMASETPRISFDKLRDQNVGFPVASEIDQPLKHLSDDFKKKSGFDGKGSPLFSYRFTESSKAIQKNTESSLMTRRSDSSTEKNAENSADILPFLNIPSVCSFEGLSKLSELSAAAQTIEDMANQLLQARPESITADQPPVGKTETYIAKPACPGPSIDNQVLPLCQITVKIGNEAIVRRKIKGSKLFPKKRKRKSWRQEGIGQRSPAEESIGSPSLRVRTEVTTAVTENESYDDPNDPETDKLWRPYYSYKPKKKSKKVKGKRMRMKHLRSYTRPLSPEANDNFRETPFCPDERISADNYGVRREPRHSSQKEAFPCHSCESSFSSQTSLSMHIISCHQPRCRICGKQCPPEDTSSTAGPTGEDSGDFICKSCTEDGSCFSSDVASPSLSMEKRYRCSYCPQRFLYLATKKSHEKKHLEKSGKGHSCRYCSKVCKSAVLLSVHESKHFKAEDGEDQDVTSKISSSLSAGKERKGQIKPEPWESMYTSSETKPKMDIEAEVKYPTIAGGYKKTSLSFPYAADRPFSPLSPEIKRKTSKKKSILERSKGYGFEDSVIWGQQD; encoded by the coding sequence ATGACTGTGGTCAACCCCAGCACTCTTGGTCTGGTGGACAGTTCCCACCCCCAGGCTGTCCTCAGTCATCTTAGTGAACAGCGTTCACAAGGCCTATTCTGTGATGTAATTATCGTTGTGGAGGATGTCAAATTCCGGGCCCACCGGAACATACTGGCTGCCACAAGTGGATATTTTCGCAATGCTTTCAAAGTGCCCGAGGTCTACACGTCCAACCAGGTGCTGGAGCTAACAGACCTGAAGTCGGAAGTCTTTGCTAGCATCTTAAACTTCATCTACAATGCCAGAGTGGAGTCAAGTAGTACAGAGGACAGCAGGTCTTTGGTGGCAGCTGGGAAGCGTTTAGGAATTCCGTTTCTGGAGAAATTGCTAGACTCTGAAAGGCAGAGCTCTAGTCTCTTGCAAGGCCAAGCCTCTGCAAGCTGCGGAAGATCAAACGGTCAATCAAAGTTGGCAGACACATGCACACTGAAAAAAGAAACCCTCAAGCCTGAGGAGTTAGACTGCTCTAAGGGCCCACGGATCACCAATGCTTTCTCCATTACTGAGGCTGAGGCGGTAAACAACCCATTCTCTACACTGGAGCACCGAAACAAAGTTATTGAGGGACTTGAGGAAGGGCATTCTTCTTCTAGCTCCCAAGATACAATCATATCACCCATAGAGAGTGAGCCTGCCAATGCCCTAACTGAGCACTCATATGCAGTGAGCCAGGGACAAGAGTCTAAAGAGGTTAACCAGGAGAATAATAACAGAGTAAGAGATAACATCTTGCCTGTTGTGACTCCATCAAAGACTTTGGTTAACCATAGACTTGGACCTATAAAGAAGCGTCATATACATTGTAACGGTATTCCGACTCTCTCAAGTGAGCCGGTCGCAACCGTGCCCGCTATTACAAGCAAATCTGCGGTGGAAAAGGCTCCCGTTGCTTCATTATCTTCCTCCCAGTTGTCTTCAGATGCAGCACCAGAAATACTTTCCAGTCTCGATCTTGACATTGCACCCTCTCAGGATGCAGAGCCACCCTGCCTCAGTCCTCAGAATACACCCACCTTCAGCTGCCAGCAATGCCCTGAGACCTTTAGCGACTCGTCGCTTCTCACCATCCACATGCAAATACACAAGCGATTTGTCAGTCATTTGTTTTGCAAGTTCTGCCGTAAAAAGTTCATGCATCTGAAAAGACTGCGCAATCATGAGCAGGTTTGTGTGAAATCTCTGAAAGGTCCATCTGAGTTAGAGACAAATAATAAGGACTCTGTGCGAGTCCCGGTCTCTAACGGTACATCTGATGCAAATTCCACACAACACTCTTTACCTCCACCAGATCTCCATGCCCCTTTACATCTAGAGCCCACATTGACTAGTCCCCTTGAGATGTCTCAGGACCAAGTTAAAGGGACCTTAAAAACAAATAGCACTTCAAGGACTTATAAATGTTCTGTATGCAAACGGGCTTACGTGACCCTCTCCAGCCTAAAAAGACATGAGAATGTACACTCATGGCATAGAGCCTACCCTTGCCACTACTGCAACAAAGTTTTTGCTCTGGCTGAATACCGCACCAAGCATGAGATCTGGCATACCGGGGAACGCCGGTACCAGTGCATTTTCTGCCTGGAGACCTTCTTGACTTATTACATCCTCAAGAATCACCAGAAGACCTTTCATGGCATCGATCCCCAGCTGGCTGTCAATAaaaaatcagcaaacggtggacTTAAGAGTAGTGTCTACCCCATAAAGCTTTACAGGCTTCTCCCAATGAAGTTTAGGAAGAAACGTTACAAGTCATACAGTCATACATACTCTGAAGGGATGGAGGGCAGCGATGAGTCCTACAGTGCACTGGGCAGCTGTTCCCCCAACGCTCTTTTTGACAGTTCAGTACCAGCGACTAACTCAGATATTGTTAGTGGTCAGTCCTTATTTTCAATGCCAGTGACGTTCATGGCCACTCCGAAAACGATGGCATCAGAAACGCCTCGCATCAGCTTTGACAAACTCCGTGACCAAAATGTAGGATTTCCTGTGGCGTCTGAGATAGACCAGCCCCTGAAACACCTCTCCGATGATTTCAAGAAAAAGTCTGGATTTGATGGAAAAGGGTCACCGCTTTTCAGCTACAGATTTACAGAATCTTCAAAAGCAATACAGAAGAACACAGAGTCCTCTCTGATGACACGCAGAAGCGATTCTTCAACAgagaaaaatgcagaaaatagcGCAGACATTCTTCCATTCCTCAATATACCATCGGTGTGCTCCTTCGAAGGGTTGAGCAAACTGAGCGAACTCTCGGCAGCAGCTCAGACCATCGAGGACATGGCTAATCAGCTGCTACAAGCAAGACCTGAGAGCATAACAGCAGATCAACCGCCTGTTGGAAAGACAGAAACGTACATTGCTAAGCCTGCATGCCCAGGCCCATCGATTGACAACCAAGTTCTTCCCCTCTGCCAAATAACAGTGAAAATTGGCAATGAGGCAATTGTTCGCAGAAAGATAAAAGGCTCAAAGCTGTTTCCAAAGAAGAGGAAAAGGAAAAGCTGGAGACAAGAGGGCATAGGTCAAAGAAGCCCTGCAGAGGAGAGCATTGGAAGTCCGAGTTTGAGGGTGAGGACAGAAGTCACAACTGCAGTTACAGAAAACGAATCCTATGATGACCCCAATGATCCTGAAACGGACAAACTCTGGCGTCCCTATTACTCATACAAACCTAAAAAGAAGAGTAAGAAAGTGAAAGGCAAACGAATGAGGATGAAACATCTGAGAAGCTACACTAGGCCCTTGTCACCAGAAGCCAATGACAACTTCCGGGAGACGCCGTTCTGTCCAGACGAGAGGATCTCAGCAGACAACTATGGGGTCAGGAGGGAGCCAAGGCATAGCAGCCAAAAGGAAGCTTTCCCCTGTCACAGCTGTGAGAGCTCTTTCTCCAGCCAGACCTCCCTCAGCATGCACATCATCAGCTGCCATCAGCCACGCTGCAGAATATGCGGTAAACAATGTCCCCCTGAAGACACATCCAGCACAGCTGGGCCCACTGGAGAGGATAGTGGTGACTTTATCTGCAAGAGCTGCACGGAGGATGGCTCCTGTTTCAGCTCAGATGTGGCATCCCCCAGCCTGAGCATGGAAAAGCGTTACAGATGTTCTTACTGCCCGCAGCGGTTCCTTTACCTCGCCACCAAGAAAAGTCATGAGAAAAAGCATCTGGAAAAGTCAGGTAAAGGACACAGTTGCAGGTACTGCTCGAAGGTGTGCAAATCAGCAGTGCTGTTGAGCGTGCACGAGAGCAAGCACTTCAAGGCAGAAGATGGAGAAGATCAGGACGTAACCAGTAAAATAAGCAGTTCACTTTCTGCCGGCAAAGAGCGGAAAGGACAGATCAAGCCTGAGCCTTGGGAAAGCATGTATACCAGCTCAGAGACCAAGCCAAAGATGGACATAGAAGCAGAGGTGAAATATCCTACAATCGCCGGTGGCTACAAAAAAACATCTTTGTCATTTCCGTATGCAGCAGATAGGCCTTTCAGTCCTCTTTCTCCAGAAATAAAGAGGAAGACGTCCAAGAAAAAAAGCATTTTGGAACGATCTAAAGGATATGGATTTGAGGACTCTGTGATATGGGGACAACAGGATTGA